A part of Deinococcus aerolatus genomic DNA contains:
- the mglB gene encoding GTPase-activating protein MglB — protein MIEPSLALYGDAYARVDAHIQDLLDVTGVRYGLLVDRKGFVLSHKEALWAPRPPALDSVATLVASNAAATAALANMLGERTFSEQIHQGENGTLYVESVGDQALLTLIFDASVPLGKVKVYARKTVAQLAAILEELKDIPEMQLNGDFSAGATALLDDLLG, from the coding sequence ATGATCGAACCCTCACTTGCGCTTTACGGGGACGCCTACGCCCGTGTGGACGCGCATATTCAGGATCTGCTGGACGTGACGGGCGTGCGTTACGGGCTGCTGGTGGACCGCAAGGGCTTTGTGCTATCCCACAAGGAGGCGCTGTGGGCCCCCCGCCCGCCGGCCCTGGACAGCGTGGCGACGCTGGTGGCCAGCAACGCCGCCGCCACCGCAGCGCTGGCCAACATGCTGGGCGAGCGCACCTTCAGCGAGCAGATTCATCAGGGTGAGAACGGCACCCTCTACGTGGAATCGGTGGGGGATCAGGCGCTGCTGACCCTGATCTTCGATGCCAGCGTGCCGCTGGGCAAGGTCAAGGTCTACGCCAGAAAAACGGTGGCGCAGCTTGCGGCGATTCTGGAGGAACTCAAGGACATCCCCGAGATGCAGCTGAACGGGGACTTTAGCGCGGGTGCCACGGCCCTGCTCGACGATCTGCTGGGCTAG
- a CDS encoding phosphodiester glycosidase family protein, whose translation MKFGQSVKRNGAAAAVGRLLLIGVGLLAGTALARPTAIGGLRQSAGVDSRTLGGAEMLAVWTLPRLGVAVRNDPLDLRLLLGKRELRYAPGRGWTALGFTLSGTLPAPVTEGGSLHVPLRALELLGVRVLTDTPGLLGFAAPTSVPTATLLPSDGGPERPVVRPPAASAPSAAPAPVSAPAPPASAPSPAASPTPAAPVPTAPTPAPPLPVLPPVPAPPSQTPTPPPLLPSLSVPRVANLDTVRVSRTLYRTVEVQRVVLDLSAPVAQTVSRETGGLGVFLPGVTVTGSQQTLPGGDVLTLAQTATGAALRLTTRGGRSEIFTLDEPFRVVIDTTTYTDASVPPPLNPDALPPGVTYHNRGLLHLLSFDPALFQPRVISAPLGRSLAVADLVKSVGGVAGVNGGYFDPRSGLPVDLVATNGLMTAGSLEKRATVGFTAGGEALFGYPRPRYVLSGAFGSVTVNSVRAAPNAALLTAFVGDGRTVVGGTGLTTLLLAPGSPSVTRAVTGTIIAPARTLAFTFDPARFPALPQAAGAAVQVTLNWQATDAPWANALDALSAGPLLVQGGRVALDPRREGFNTAAGVWRATRQSALGTVGGQPTIAYFEHGTPEAFAAALAGAGVRDAVRMDSGSSATAYLQGGYAGLGAYLNTVWSQPVPNAIVFVPRGVAGRK comes from the coding sequence GTGAAGTTCGGGCAGAGCGTGAAGAGGAACGGGGCGGCGGCCGCAGTGGGCCGGTTGCTGCTGATTGGCGTGGGCCTGCTGGCCGGAACGGCGCTGGCGCGGCCCACGGCCATCGGGGGGCTCCGGCAGAGCGCCGGGGTGGATTCAAGGACGCTGGGCGGCGCCGAGATGCTGGCGGTCTGGACCCTGCCCCGGCTGGGGGTCGCGGTTCGCAATGACCCGCTGGACCTGCGGCTGCTGCTGGGCAAGCGGGAGTTGCGTTACGCGCCGGGCCGGGGCTGGACCGCGCTGGGCTTCACGCTGTCCGGCACGCTGCCCGCCCCCGTGACCGAGGGCGGCAGCCTGCACGTGCCGCTGCGGGCGCTGGAACTGCTGGGGGTCCGGGTGCTGACCGACACCCCGGGCCTGCTGGGCTTCGCCGCGCCCACCAGCGTGCCCACGGCGACCCTGCTGCCCTCGGACGGCGGCCCTGAACGCCCGGTGGTCCGGCCGCCAGCGGCGTCGGCACCGTCTGCTGCCCCCGCTCCTGTCTCAGCCCCTGCGCCCCCAGCGTCTGCTCCCTCACCAGCCGCGTCTCCGACGCCCGCCGCGCCCGTGCCCACTGCGCCGACTCCGGCACCGCCCCTGCCCGTTCTCCCACCCGTCCCGGCACCCCCCTCCCAGACCCCCACCCCGCCGCCCCTGCTGCCCAGCCTCAGCGTGCCCAGGGTGGCCAATCTGGACACGGTGCGCGTCAGCCGGACTCTGTACCGCACGGTGGAGGTTCAGCGGGTGGTGCTGGACCTGAGCGCCCCGGTTGCGCAGACGGTCTCACGCGAGACCGGCGGGCTGGGTGTGTTCCTGCCGGGCGTGACCGTGACCGGCAGCCAGCAGACACTGCCGGGCGGCGACGTCCTGACCCTGGCGCAGACCGCAACCGGCGCGGCCCTGCGGCTGACCACCCGGGGCGGGCGCAGCGAGATCTTTACCCTGGACGAGCCCTTCCGGGTGGTGATCGACACCACCACCTACACCGACGCCAGCGTGCCGCCGCCCCTCAATCCCGACGCTCTGCCGCCCGGCGTGACCTACCACAACAGGGGCCTGCTGCACCTGCTGAGCTTCGATCCGGCGCTGTTTCAGCCGCGCGTGATCAGCGCCCCGCTGGGCCGGTCGCTGGCGGTGGCCGATCTGGTGAAATCGGTGGGCGGCGTGGCGGGGGTCAACGGCGGGTATTTTGACCCCCGGAGCGGCCTGCCTGTCGATCTGGTGGCGACGAACGGCCTGATGACCGCCGGCAGTCTGGAAAAGCGGGCCACCGTGGGCTTCACGGCAGGGGGCGAGGCGCTGTTTGGCTACCCGCGCCCGCGTTACGTCCTGAGCGGCGCCTTTGGCAGCGTCACGGTCAACAGCGTGCGGGCCGCGCCCAACGCCGCGCTGCTGACCGCCTTCGTGGGCGACGGCAGGACGGTGGTGGGCGGCACGGGCCTTACCACCCTGCTGCTGGCCCCCGGCAGCCCCAGCGTGACCCGCGCCGTGACCGGGACGATCATCGCGCCGGCCAGGACTCTGGCCTTTACCTTTGACCCGGCGCGTTTTCCGGCGCTGCCCCAGGCGGCGGGCGCAGCCGTGCAGGTCACCCTCAACTGGCAGGCCACCGACGCCCCATGGGCCAACGCCCTGGACGCCCTGAGCGCCGGGCCGCTGCTGGTGCAGGGCGGGCGGGTGGCGCTCGACCCGCGCCGCGAGGGCTTCAACACCGCCGCCGGCGTGTGGCGTGCCACCCGGCAATCCGCGCTGGGCACCGTGGGCGGGCAGCCCACCATCGCGTATTTCGAGCACGGCACCCCCGAGGCCTTTGCCGCCGCCCTGGCCGGGGCCGGCGTGCGCGACGCCGTGCGGATGGACAGCGGCAGCAGCGCCACCGCCTACCTGCAGGGCGGCTACGCGGGGCTGGGCGCGTATCTGAACACGGTCTGGAGCCAGCCGGTGCCCAACGCCATCGTCTTCGTGCCGCGCGGGGTGGCGGGCAGGAAGTAA
- a CDS encoding S8 family peptidase translates to MRKDRFIVLRQATGTGGGAGISGALPPRMGVGPEAAAAPSMTLEAHMLDAREVPSLLQEKNVRAVAPSMPMRLIRPVRRSDVSATAPGPTWGVQAVGADLSPYSGKGVTVAVLDTGIDPEHPAFAGMTLVRRDFTLEGSDADDGVDAEGHGTHCAGTIFGRDVDGQRIGVAPGVERALIGRVLGANGSGSSEGIARALTWAVQEGAHVVSMSLGMDFPGLVAELIRRGLPAELATSQALLDYRANLNLFAALAAYARSYGGDTTPTLLIAASGNESRRQQNPEWEVGVAPPATADGFISVAAVGLGPDRKPREGLVVAPFSNTGATLSGPGVNVVSAKLGGGLVQYSGTSMATPHVAGVAALWFQTLMAAGDLTRRNVEIRLQGSATRTPLIAGVDRLDVGLGLVQAPQETQP, encoded by the coding sequence ATGAGGAAGGACCGGTTCATCGTGTTGCGGCAGGCCACCGGAACTGGAGGTGGGGCCGGGATCAGCGGCGCACTGCCTCCCCGCATGGGTGTGGGGCCGGAGGCTGCCGCCGCACCGTCCATGACGCTTGAGGCGCACATGCTCGACGCCCGCGAGGTCCCCAGCCTGCTGCAGGAAAAGAATGTGCGGGCCGTCGCCCCCAGCATGCCCATGCGCCTGATTCGCCCGGTGCGCCGCTCGGACGTGTCCGCCACGGCGCCCGGCCCCACCTGGGGCGTGCAGGCGGTGGGGGCCGACCTCAGCCCGTACAGCGGCAAGGGCGTCACAGTGGCGGTGCTGGACACTGGCATCGACCCCGAGCATCCCGCCTTTGCGGGCATGACTCTGGTGCGGCGCGACTTCACGCTGGAAGGCAGCGACGCCGACGACGGCGTGGACGCCGAGGGCCACGGCACCCACTGCGCCGGCACAATCTTCGGACGCGATGTGGACGGCCAGCGCATCGGGGTGGCGCCGGGGGTGGAACGGGCGCTGATCGGGCGGGTCCTGGGGGCGAACGGCAGCGGCAGCAGCGAGGGCATTGCGCGGGCGCTGACCTGGGCCGTGCAGGAAGGGGCGCATGTGGTCAGCATGTCGCTGGGCATGGACTTTCCGGGGCTGGTGGCCGAACTGATCCGGCGCGGCCTGCCCGCGGAACTGGCCACCTCGCAGGCGCTGCTGGACTACCGCGCCAACCTGAATCTGTTTGCTGCGCTGGCCGCCTACGCCCGCAGCTACGGCGGCGACACCACACCCACGCTGCTCATCGCCGCTTCCGGCAACGAGAGCCGCCGCCAGCAGAACCCCGAGTGGGAGGTGGGCGTCGCGCCCCCGGCCACCGCCGACGGCTTTATCTCGGTGGCGGCGGTGGGCCTGGGACCGGACAGGAAGCCGCGCGAGGGCCTTGTGGTCGCGCCGTTTTCCAACACCGGGGCCACCCTGAGCGGCCCTGGCGTGAACGTCGTCTCGGCCAAACTGGGCGGCGGTCTGGTGCAGTACAGCGGCACCAGCATGGCCACGCCGCATGTCGCGGGGGTGGCGGCGCTGTGGTTTCAGACCCTGATGGCTGCCGGCGACCTGACCCGCCGCAACGTCGAAATCCGCCTTCAGGGCAGCGCCACCCGCACCCCCCTGATCGCGGGCGTGGACCGGTTGGATGTGGGGCTGGGGCTGGTGCAAGCTCCGCAGGAAACGCAGCCGTAG
- a CDS encoding 3'-5' exonuclease — MNVVVFDLETTGLSPERDAVVEIGAVRVVNGRVEESQKYETLVRPVGESGQPLLIPWRVERIHGISNEMVRHAPTMTEVLPEFLDFVGDSAVVAHNIGFDSGFMRANARRHGLVWQPAAEYCTVQLSRRAFPRERAHNLTVLAERLGLNFAPGGRHRSYGDVQVTAQAYLRLLELLKVGA, encoded by the coding sequence GTGAATGTCGTCGTCTTCGATCTGGAAACCACCGGGCTCTCGCCGGAGCGCGACGCCGTCGTGGAAATTGGCGCGGTGCGGGTGGTGAATGGCCGGGTCGAGGAGTCACAAAAATACGAGACCCTGGTGCGCCCGGTGGGCGAATCCGGCCAGCCGCTGCTGATTCCCTGGCGCGTGGAGCGCATCCACGGCATCAGCAACGAGATGGTCCGCCACGCCCCCACCATGACCGAGGTGCTGCCCGAATTTCTGGACTTTGTGGGGGACTCGGCGGTGGTGGCGCACAACATTGGCTTCGACAGCGGGTTTATGCGGGCCAATGCCCGGCGGCACGGGCTGGTGTGGCAACCGGCAGCGGAATACTGCACCGTGCAACTGTCGCGCCGGGCCTTTCCCCGCGAGCGTGCCCACAACCTGACGGTGCTGGCCGAACGTCTGGGCCTGAACTTTGCCCCTGGTGGCCGCCACCGCAGTTACGGTGACGTGCAGGTGACGGCGCAGGCGTATCTGCGTCTGTTGGAACTGCTGAAGGTGGGCGCGTAG
- the uvsE gene encoding UV DNA damage repair endonuclease UvsE → MTAPALPAYGLVCLTVGPEVRFRTVTLSRYRALSPSEREAKLLDLYTDNISRLRGAADFCAARSIRLYRMSSSLFPMLDLIGDDTGEAVLTSLAAQLRAAGQAFVDHGIRVLMHPEQFIVLNSDTPDVRVRSVHALTSHARVMDGLGLTRSPWNLLLLHGGKGGRAAELTAVIPDLPDAARLRLGLENDERAYGPADLLPVCEATGVPMVYDGHHHVIHDRLPDQDHPAVREWVLRARATWSPPEWQVVHLSNGIEGPQDRRHSHLITQLPAAFADVPWIEVEAKGKEEAVEALMGLETGETAEG, encoded by the coding sequence ATGACCGCGCCTGCCCTCCCCGCCTACGGGCTGGTGTGCCTGACGGTGGGGCCGGAGGTCCGCTTCCGCACCGTGACCCTCAGCCGCTACCGGGCGCTGTCGCCATCGGAGCGCGAGGCCAAGCTGCTGGACCTGTACACCGACAACATCTCCAGACTGCGCGGGGCCGCCGACTTCTGCGCGGCGCGCAGCATCCGGCTGTACCGCATGAGCTCCAGTCTGTTTCCCATGCTGGACCTGATCGGCGACGACACCGGGGAAGCGGTGCTCACGTCGCTGGCGGCCCAGCTGCGGGCGGCGGGGCAGGCCTTCGTGGATCACGGCATCCGCGTGCTGATGCACCCCGAACAGTTCATTGTTCTGAACAGCGACACCCCCGACGTGCGGGTCCGCAGCGTGCACGCCCTGACCTCTCACGCCCGCGTAATGGACGGCCTGGGGCTGACGCGCAGCCCCTGGAACCTGCTGCTGCTGCACGGCGGCAAGGGGGGCCGCGCCGCCGAACTGACGGCCGTGATTCCTGACCTGCCCGACGCAGCCCGCCTGCGCCTGGGCCTGGAAAACGACGAACGTGCCTACGGCCCTGCCGACCTGCTGCCGGTGTGCGAGGCGACGGGCGTGCCGATGGTCTACGACGGCCACCATCACGTCATCCATGACAGGTTGCCCGATCAGGACCACCCCGCCGTGCGCGAGTGGGTGCTCAGGGCCCGCGCCACCTGGAGCCCGCCCGAGTGGCAGGTGGTGCATCTGTCCAACGGCATCGAGGGCCCGCAGGACCGCCGCCACAGCCACCTGATCACGCAGCTGCCCGCCGCCTTCGCCGATGTGCCGTGGATCGAGGTGGAGGCCAAGGGCAAGGAGGAGGCGGTGGAGGCGTTGATGGGGCTGGAAACGGGGGAAACGGCTGAGGGATGA
- a CDS encoding DUF2256 domain-containing protein — protein MPTKTQKKTFGGGRKPSERPSKVCPVCGLPFSWRKKWERDWDSVRYCSDRCRAAAKAAS, from the coding sequence ATGCCTACTAAGACGCAGAAGAAGACGTTCGGTGGTGGCCGCAAACCCTCCGAGCGGCCCAGCAAGGTCTGCCCCGTGTGTGGGCTGCCCTTTTCCTGGCGCAAGAAGTGGGAGCGCGACTGGGACAGTGTCCGGTACTGCTCGGACCGCTGCCGTGCGGCGGCAAAGGCGGCGTCATGA
- a CDS encoding gluconokinase — protein MRLILMGVSGSGKTTLGEALAARTGWPFLDGDAYHTPEARAKMAAGLGLSDADRQPWLQQLRAELRRRPEVILACSSLRRRYRDMLRVPGVRFVYLEVPPETLRSRLHSRGGHYAHADLLPSQLQTLEPPGPDEADVLSLHVTRQDSPAGLARLTLSALGLDHAY, from the coding sequence ATGAGACTGATCTTGATGGGCGTGTCCGGCAGCGGCAAGACCACACTGGGAGAGGCGCTGGCCGCCCGGACCGGCTGGCCGTTTCTGGACGGTGACGCCTACCACACCCCGGAGGCGAGGGCGAAGATGGCCGCCGGACTGGGCCTGAGCGACGCGGACCGTCAGCCCTGGCTGCAGCAGCTGCGCGCCGAACTGCGGCGGCGGCCCGAGGTGATCCTGGCGTGCTCCTCACTGCGCCGCCGCTACCGCGACATGCTGCGCGTGCCGGGGGTGCGGTTCGTCTATCTGGAGGTGCCGCCCGAGACCCTGCGCTCACGCCTGCACAGCCGCGGCGGCCACTACGCCCACGCCGATCTGCTGCCATCGCAGCTGCAGACCCTGGAACCGCCGGGGCCAGACGAGGCCGACGTGCTGAGCTTGCACGTCACGCGGCAGGACTCGCCCGCCGGTCTGGCGCGGCTCACGCTCTCGGCACTGGGGCTGGACCATGCCTACTAA
- a CDS encoding VUT family protein, with protein sequence MNQFTVRGRPAPLPLLLIALYALSILAANITLNKFIPLPVYGLLSVGTIFFAAVFTLRDRIHRAGGLPAVYIAIASALLINTLAALLTGTEWRFIGASFLAILAGELADTAVYQRLIHRSWWTRVLASNAVSVPLDSVLFNLLAFWGLMAGGEIAQIIFADILAKYLIAALFAVRLRHASWALA encoded by the coding sequence ATGAACCAGTTCACCGTCCGGGGACGCCCTGCCCCGCTGCCCCTGCTGCTGATCGCGCTGTACGCCCTGAGCATTCTGGCGGCCAACATCACGCTCAACAAGTTCATTCCACTGCCGGTGTACGGCCTGCTGAGCGTCGGCACCATCTTCTTTGCCGCCGTGTTCACGCTGCGGGACCGCATCCACCGCGCAGGCGGTCTGCCCGCCGTGTATATCGCCATTGCCTCCGCGCTGCTGATCAATACGCTGGCGGCGCTGCTGACCGGCACCGAGTGGCGTTTTATCGGTGCGTCGTTCCTGGCGATCCTGGCCGGCGAACTGGCCGATACCGCCGTCTATCAGCGCCTGATCCACCGCAGCTGGTGGACACGGGTGCTGGCCAGCAACGCGGTCAGCGTGCCGCTGGACTCGGTGCTGTTCAACCTGCTGGCCTTCTGGGGCCTGATGGCGGGCGGCGAGATCGCGCAGATCATCTTTGCCGACATCCTGGCGAAGTACCTGATTGCGGCCCTGTTCGCCGTGCGTCTCCGGCACGCCAGCTGGGCACTGGCCTGA
- a CDS encoding C39 family peptidase, translating into MRSCLLLLPLLLTAPPAHAAARTPASGLVLSGMPLIRQSYNACGPASLTQVLRYYGLDADMRAVSRLTRPSDTSYMTAQAILDFAPRVGMEARLYAGGSLNTVRAAIRSGVPVIALQTYVSPSGRPIPHWRVVVGYNDSTRQTYLMDPLLGYVAMDYDDFTRVWADHRGQFALMYPPKLSATVKKVIG; encoded by the coding sequence GTGCGCTCCTGCCTTCTGCTTTTGCCCCTGCTGCTGACGGCGCCCCCCGCACACGCGGCGGCCCGGACCCCGGCTTCCGGTCTCGTGCTGTCCGGCATGCCGCTGATCCGCCAGAGCTACAACGCCTGCGGCCCCGCCAGCCTGACGCAGGTGCTGCGGTACTACGGCCTGGACGCGGACATGAGGGCGGTCAGCCGCCTGACCCGCCCGTCGGACACCTCGTACATGACGGCGCAGGCAATTCTGGACTTTGCGCCGCGCGTGGGCATGGAAGCGCGGCTGTACGCGGGCGGCTCACTGAATACCGTGCGGGCCGCCATCCGCAGCGGCGTGCCGGTGATCGCGCTGCAAACCTACGTCAGCCCCAGCGGGCGGCCCATTCCCCACTGGCGCGTGGTGGTGGGGTACAACGACAGCACCCGGCAGACCTACCTGATGGACCCGCTGCTGGGTTACGTAGCAATGGACTACGACGACTTTACCCGTGTGTGGGCGGACCACCGGGGCCAGTTCGCGCTGATGTACCCGCCGAAGCTGTCAGCCACCGTGAAAAAGGTGATCGGCTAG
- a CDS encoding AAA family ATPase, with amino-acid sequence MSGPVWVLSGCPGVGKSSVARALLRQYPRGLHLPVDDLRELVVSGLVPPSLDHPPEAVRQFTLARRAAAFHARLYAEAGFAVVVDDVLWPADLEAMRVHWDGLDVRPVFLCPTLEVTQARNAARTGKDFDTQNLVPMIAALHPAMPPAGYRAAGWRVLDTSKLSLEQTAELLLA; translated from the coding sequence GTGAGCGGCCCGGTGTGGGTGCTGTCCGGCTGTCCGGGCGTGGGCAAATCCAGCGTGGCCCGCGCCCTGTTGCGGCAGTATCCGCGCGGCCTGCACCTGCCGGTGGATGACCTGCGCGAACTGGTGGTGTCGGGGCTGGTGCCGCCCAGCCTGGATCACCCGCCGGAGGCCGTCCGGCAGTTCACGCTGGCCCGCCGCGCCGCCGCCTTCCACGCCCGTCTGTATGCCGAGGCGGGCTTCGCGGTGGTGGTGGACGACGTGCTGTGGCCCGCCGATCTGGAAGCCATGCGCGTCCACTGGGACGGACTGGACGTTCGCCCGGTCTTCCTGTGCCCCACGCTGGAGGTGACCCAGGCGCGCAACGCGGCCCGCACGGGGAAGGACTTCGATACCCAGAATCTGGTGCCGATGATCGCGGCCCTGCATCCGGCCATGCCGCCCGCCGGGTACCGCGCTGCGGGGTGGCGGGTGCTGGACACCTCAAAGCTCAGCCTTGAGCAGACCGCCGAACTGCTGCTGGCCTAG
- a CDS encoding AI-2E family transporter — protein sequence MTQLPPSAPRPPAGDWRAARDVRDLIRRLWALPLVRLIFYAVLTVLAVRALLWGSQLLASVLLTVLTAYGLAFLVNPILEWLERRRVGRMVGVLLLILVALGLTTLLIVTLSQQVAGLIAGIPVIAVNLKDALFNVLDRLDSIPGVQGLKASVSTYIDDQTSNITENAGPLLERLLNSGPNVLNTLSNLVGWLGQLGFIVTLAAYFMLDYERVGASLLRVFPRQSQPNVRRLAEDVSQSFGGFLRGQLLLMLTGALLSTLGLLALKVPNALALGALSGLLSLVPYIGIVLAAVAAMLQAIPQGGLTIALVAALFFVINQLQGNVLGPLIMGRVVSLSPAAILIALLVGLALAGPVGAIIAIPTATLLKRWLERYWMTSAAYRGVAGAVPEKLQEEAQR from the coding sequence ATGACCCAGCTGCCTCCCTCTGCGCCGCGCCCGCCGGCGGGCGACTGGCGGGCGGCGCGCGACGTGCGTGACCTGATCCGGCGGCTGTGGGCCCTGCCGCTGGTGCGCCTGATCTTCTACGCGGTGCTGACCGTGCTGGCCGTCCGCGCCCTGCTGTGGGGCAGCCAGCTGCTGGCCAGCGTGCTGCTGACCGTGCTGACCGCCTACGGCCTGGCCTTTCTGGTCAATCCGATTCTGGAATGGCTGGAGCGCCGTAGGGTCGGGCGCATGGTGGGGGTGCTGCTGCTGATTCTGGTGGCGCTGGGGCTGACCACGCTGCTGATCGTGACCCTCAGCCAGCAGGTTGCCGGGCTGATCGCCGGGATTCCGGTGATCGCCGTGAACCTGAAAGACGCCCTTTTTAACGTGCTGGACCGGCTGGACAGCATTCCGGGCGTGCAGGGCCTCAAGGCCAGCGTCAGCACCTACATCGACGATCAGACCAGCAACATCACCGAGAATGCCGGGCCGCTGCTGGAGCGGCTGCTGAACTCCGGGCCCAACGTGCTGAACACCCTGTCCAATCTGGTGGGCTGGCTGGGACAGCTGGGCTTTATCGTGACGCTGGCGGCGTACTTCATGCTGGATTACGAGCGGGTGGGGGCCAGCCTGCTACGGGTCTTTCCGCGCCAGTCGCAGCCCAACGTACGCCGACTGGCCGAGGACGTGAGCCAGAGCTTCGGCGGCTTCCTGCGCGGCCAGCTGCTGCTGATGCTGACCGGGGCGCTGCTGTCCACCCTGGGGCTGCTGGCGCTGAAGGTGCCCAACGCGCTGGCCCTGGGCGCCCTGAGCGGCCTGCTGAGCCTGGTGCCGTACATCGGGATCGTGCTGGCCGCCGTGGCCGCCATGTTGCAGGCCATTCCGCAGGGCGGGCTGACCATCGCGCTGGTGGCGGCGCTGTTCTTCGTCATTAACCAGTTGCAGGGCAACGTGCTGGGGCCGCTGATCATGGGCCGGGTGGTCAGTCTCAGCCCGGCGGCCATCTTGATCGCGCTGCTGGTGGGGCTGGCGCTGGCGGGGCCGGTGGGGGCCATCATCGCCATCCCCACCGCCACGCTGCTCAAGCGCTGGCTGGAACGCTACTGGATGACCAGCGCGGCCTACCGGGGCGTGGCGGGCGCGGTGCCCGAAAAATTGCAGGAGGAGGCGCAGCGGTGA